Proteins encoded together in one Anopheles ziemanni chromosome X unlocalized genomic scaffold, idAnoZiCoDA_A2_x.2 X_unloc_28, whole genome shotgun sequence window:
- the LOC131292056 gene encoding helicase POLQ-like yields MSGNRSSRGRQKFPTTAKKCLISPNQRSAARGVAPAAPAANPVDFRAPVTACTSKPKDDLSTKLLELDNTLLNAVDLASIEKKVKRSMPRTSWGGNMTRAAADQPITPFRKRSKSVGAIERRLMASPPKLQKSAVSSRKIYVLKMNMDGSEVRDGGRDSGCNENLTSNRSNVANEETPPVRPLWSGVENDDAEMLPCGQVPIASHDQLDTDEIIKAKLKRIGSTKPVTHVGDMLRESNGFEVYTNQDICSQYMRQDESLADEGVERIVAIGASQIGHPERPSHFQQVAAEAERTFELQKVSEALRIFEICDRTLHDMTNIEPMANAIGEGSSRMRTSNSTIAAINRDERISDQTTKPKITVPHVSSLFLEKGPFFGLPNNVRRMLRDFRGIGELYDWQQECLDLPAIDERRNLIYALPTSGGKTLVAEILMLREIICRLRNVMFVVPYVSSAQEKLIALTPFSIELQFLLEEYTGGRGQCPPLKRHRKNTIFVCTIEKSLILMNSLIEVGRADEIGLIVIDELHMIGEQRHGGTLEMLITKVQSLRAGIQIVGMSASIGNLGELACFMLADVYCRENRPVELKEYIKWGEDLFEVRSQAERIFDVLGEKRKLEFNYGEELRRIDVDHVIGLIMEVIPKGSCLVFCPTRNRCESLCAMLAANLPDSFAQHRAEEKAQIIKSLQDDGSVAPILPHSFRVGVAYHHGRLTQDERRMIEDAFRAGILSVIVCTSTLAASVNLSAKRVIICSPYIGSDFFTLSRYKQMVGRAGRAGKRDTGDSILISAMLDIPQICEMFCSPLDFAESALLEDEGACLKSLVLGSIGLGLCKTRNALQAMVGSTLLAQQAKRREIDLEAITDETIVQLYQGNAIKATHDSCLRNPTNMVVQISAADGRSEEAVGQAFVRVHKTPSRPGKVFKTIDRTSPLEVINLGKAAIRAGFDIERAVRFYNEMQELGKRLCVLDEFDLLFLILLEDGLEVYFKIEDLIILTSKLSDALRKIAARYNISQVVIEKILKRRTVPDETMFLMQRFFRVLIVHDLWSQTDLQEVALKYRVSAGAIQTLMTAAAGTAHSLLRMCEEIPELWVFQHLLTGMTKRLTHYCKLELMPLMELPSMKLGRAKQLYRAGYTTLGSLARAKSKELVETIEYMNYRTANQLILSAKAKLMEQVDVLREQAEEYLSQMNR; encoded by the exons ATGTCAGGAAATCGAAGTTCCCGCGGTCGCCAGAAGTTTCCCACAACGGCGAAGAAATGCTTGATTTCACCGAATCAACGTTCGGCAGCCAGGGGCGTAGCTCCAGCAGCGCCGGCAGCAAACCCGGTTGATTTCCGAGCACCGGTCACAGCATGTACCAGCAAACCCAAAGATGACTTAAGTACGAAACTTTTGGAGCTAGATAACACGTTGCTgaacgcggtcgatttggccagcatcgagaaaaaagtcaagcGTTCGATGCCGCGTACCTCATGGGGCGGAAATATGACACGCGCCGCAGCCGATCAACCGATCACGCCGTTTCGAAAACGTTCCAAATCAGTTGGAG CCATTGAAAGAAGGCTTATGGCAAGTCCTCCGAAACTGCAAAAATCAGCTGTAAGTAGTCGAAAGATTTATgtgcttaaaatgaacatGGACGGTAGCGAGGTGCGCGACGGAGGGAGGGACAGTGGCTGTAATGAAAATCTTACATCAAATCGGTCAAACGTTGCAAACGAGGAAACTCCTCCGGTTCGTCCTCTGTGGtctggggtggaaaatgacgATGCTGAAATGCTACCATGTGGACAGGTACCGATCGCCAGCCACGATCAACTTGACACGGACGAAATAATCAAGGCTAAACTGAAACGGATCGGGTCCACCAAACCAGTAACGCACGTCGGTGATATGCTGCGAGAGAGTAACGGGTTCGAGGTGTACACAAACCAGGACATCTGTTCGCAGTACATGCGGCAAGACGAGTCCCTCGCTGATGAGGGGGTGGAGCGAATCGTCGCGATCGGTGCATCACAAATAGGTCATCCGGAGCGTCCGTCACATTTCCAGCAGGTAGCCGCTGAAGCTGAACGTACCTTTGAGCTGCAGAAGGTGAGCGAAGCGTTGCGGATTTTTGAAATCTGTGACCGTACGCTGCACGACATGACCAACATTGAGCCGATGGCGAATGCGATAGGCGAGGGAAGCTCGCGAATGAGGACCAGCAACTCGACCATAGCGGCCATCAATCGTGATGAGCGAATTTCAGATCAGACTACAAAGCCAAAGATCACCGTACCCCACGTATCGTCGCTTTTCCTCGAGAAGGGTCCGTTCTTTGGGCTACCGAACAACGTTCGGCGAATGCTGCGAGACTTTCGTGGTATTGGCGAGCTGTACGATTGGCAGCAGGAGTGTCTGGACTTGCCGGCGATCGACGAGAGACGTAATTTGATCTACGCACTGCCAACGAGCGGTGGAAAGACACTGGTGGCGGAGATTCTTATGCTACGGGAGATTATTTGCCGCCTGCGGAACGTCATGTTCGTCGTGCCGTACGTTTCATCCGCTCAGGAGAAGCTGATCGCGCTCACTCCGTTCTCGATCGAGCTGCAGTTTTTATTGGAGGAGTACACCGGTGGTAGGGGACAATGTCCGCCGCTCAAACGGCACAGAAAAAACACGATCTTTGTTTgtacgatcgaaaaatcgctcaTCCTCATGAACTCTCTCATCGAGGTGGGTCGCGCGGACGAGATCGGGCTGATCGTGATCGACGAACTGCATATGATTGGAGAGCAGCGACACGGGGGCACTCTGGAGATGTTGATCACCAAGGTGCAGTCGCTACGAGCCGGAATTCAGATCGTAGGAATGAGTGCTTCTATCGGAAACTTGGGTGAATTGGCCTGTTTCATGCTAGCCGACGTTTACTGTCGCGAAAATCGGCCGGTGGAGTTGAAGGAATACATCAAGTGGGGGGAAGATCTGTTCGAGGTTCGCAGCCAAGCCGAACGCATATTTGATGTGTTAGGAGAAAAGCGAAAGTTAGAGTTTAACTACGGTGAGGAACTGCGGCGGATCGACGTGGACCATGTGATTGGTCTGATCATGGAAGTAATCCCCAAGGGTtcgtgtttggtgttttgtcCTACCAGAAACAGGTGTGAAAGTTTGTGCGCCATGCTAGCGGCCAACTTGCCGGATTCATTTGCCCAGCACCGGGCAGAGGAAAAAGCGCAGATTATAAAGTCTCTCCAGGATGACGGGTCCGTTGCACCAATCCTTCCGCATTCGTTTCGTGTCGGGGTCGCGTACCATCACGGTAGGTTAACGCAGGACGAGCGTCGTATGATCGAGGATGCATTCCGGGCCGGCATCCTTTCGGTGATCGTGTGCACTTCCACTCTGGCCGCCAGTGTGAATCTTTCGGCGAAACGTGTAATAATCTGCTCTCCTTAcattgggagcgatttttttACGCTAAGTCGCTACAAACAAATGGTTGGCCGGGCAGGGCGTGCGGGTAAACGCGACACCGGCGATTCCATACTTATTTCCGCCATGCTCGATATTCCGCAAATTTGCGAGATGTTCTGCTCACCACTGGACTTCGCCGAGTCGGCGCTCTTGGAAGACGAAGGAGCCTGCTTGAAATCGCTCGTACTCGGCTCGATCGGACTCGGTCTTTGTAAGACACGGAATGCGCTTCAAGCGATGGTTGGAAGCACACTGCTAGCGCAGCAAGCGAAGCGACGCGAAATCGATCTCGAGGCCATCACCGATGAAACGATCGTGCAGCTGTATCAGGGCAATGCGATAAAGGCAACGCACGATAGCTGTCTGCGCAATCCCACGAACATGGTTGTACAAATCAGTGCCGCAGATGGACGATCGGAGGAAGCGGTAGGACAGGCGTTCGTTCGAGTACACAAGACACCTTCCCGTCCGGGTAaggttttcaaaacgatcgatcgaacgagcCCGCTGGAAGTGATCAACCTTGGCAAGGCGGCCATCCGAGCCGGGTTCGACATAGAGCGAGCGGTCCGGTTCTACAACGAGATGCAGGAACTAGGCAAACGACTGTGTGTGCTCGATGAGTTTGATCTGCTTTTCCTCATTCTGCTGGAGGACGGATTGGAagtatatttcaaaattgaggATTTGATCATTCTG ACCAGTAAACTCTCGGATGCACTGCGGAAAATCGCCGCAAGGTACAACATCAGTCAAGTGGTTATAGAGAAAATTCTAAAGCGCCGCACTGTACCCGACGAGACAATGTTCCTAATGCAGCGTTTCTTCCGTGTGCTAATCGTACACGACCTTTGGAGCCAAACGGATCTCCAGGAAGTTGCCCTCAAGTACCGCGTGAGCGCGGGGGCGATTCAGACGCTAATGACCGCCGCCGCTGGGACAGCGCACAGTTTGCTGCGGATGTGCGAGGAAATCCCGGAACTGTGGGTGTTCCAGCACCTACTGACGGGCATGACCAAACGATTGACGCACTACTGTAAGCTCGAGCTGATGCCACTGATGGAGCTGCCATCGATGAAGCTG ggcCGTGCCAAACAGTTGTACCGGGCGGGGTACACGACGCTCGGCTCCTTAGCCCGTGCCAAATCGAAGGAGCTGGTAGAAACCATCGAATACATGAACTACAGGACGGCGAACCAATTGATACTGAGCGCGAAG GCGAAACTTATGGAACAAGTTGATGTCCTACGCGAACAGGCCGAAGAGTATCTCTCGCAGATGAATCGTTGA